The following proteins are encoded in a genomic region of Actinomadura sp. NAK00032:
- a CDS encoding DUF6098 family protein, translating into MALDVITTLEQLAALLEDRPSLYVRWSADPEADEYRPHSADGLTGAELPGLSANPLAVEEWWGERSTVLWVARRLHDYSHLERARARGARPWVLEGEEAGRGPDNEPVVARPAAVALIDKRVLDEAENLLKRDANTDWGPLDREGG; encoded by the coding sequence ATGGCGCTGGACGTGATCACCACGCTGGAGCAGCTGGCCGCGCTGCTGGAGGACCGTCCGTCCCTGTACGTGCGCTGGTCGGCGGACCCGGAGGCGGACGAGTACCGCCCGCACAGCGCGGACGGGCTGACCGGCGCGGAGCTGCCGGGCCTCTCCGCCAACCCGCTCGCCGTCGAGGAGTGGTGGGGGGAGCGGTCCACGGTGCTGTGGGTGGCGCGGCGGCTGCACGACTACTCCCACCTGGAGCGGGCCCGCGCCCGCGGCGCGCGGCCGTGGGTGCTGGAGGGCGAGGAGGCGGGCCGCGGTCCCGACAACGAGCCCGTCGTGGCCCGTCCCGCCGCCGTCGCGCTCATCGACAAGCGCGTCCTCGACGAGGCCGAGAACCTGCTGAAACGCGACGCGAACACCGACTGGGGACCCCTCGACCGCGAGGGCGGCTGA
- a CDS encoding NB-ARC domain-containing protein, protein MLLILAVAVLAQLGALAVNVFSSGNGPWPGALDLIRRHPFAAGLALTAAAGAAGVLQFWTQRGAADAGPPPPAVPEPPDWVVKRPAEAGRVRRALRRKGEGGRGPLVVLHGAGGFGKTTLADLVCADRRTARRFRGGVHRVVLGRDLDGRAAVAARVNELVELITGSRPGYQDPDVAGRHLGRVLDERRRRVLVVVDDVWDEAHAAPFLVGGRRAARLLTSRVPAGSFSGAAGVEVRDLPDADARTVLTWGLPALPATAADGLLAVAARWALLLRLVNRVLAEQIATGRDPAEAAADLLARLRSGGPGAVDSWAGPGPGGGAATDPEQRRRAVRTTIGAAGDLLGEPGGLDRLAELTVFTEDEAVPLPLIARLWAATAGMDETRARGLAGRLARLSLVSPAPGSGGAVTMHDTVRAYLRAGLDGDRVRELHATLLDARGAELPQEPVPDGGTATAWWRMEAADRYLWDNLAVHLAAAGRDGEAARLVTDLRWVIARLQWSGPVAVLADLDAYGAGARAGVLRAELARWAHLLSPTDPPEAVQDVFLARLRYVPGWEDEARDVAAALDRPRLVPRAPLPDRPDPALRQTLTGHDGAVTAVVVAPDGTWLASAGADGTVRVWDAATGAERRRLRELGGAAVALAVSRDGALLAAASHRRVQLWDAATGEPHGSVTSPLDGFGALAFGAGRDLAIRAGDRLSRCDAEARRVLKRSPRRAGETADLAFSLDGTVLAEAWNPPLRRSRRYGTLPREGVVRVWDPAGWRPVTELRGHEDVVTAVAAAPGGTWLASAGADKAVRLWDVRTGEAGLVLTGHPGPIAAVAVGPDGTWLATGGDETVRLWDAGTGDVRAVLTGHRQAVTGVAIAPDGAWLASASRDGTVRIWDAAADRSRVREVGTAPARMSWRAAASRIRAAAAADPRGGWLAVLDDREILIVDVARRSVARRLGGHRWGADALAAAPDGRWLASATGTDRTLVLWDTGTWERVASFGLDGGPEAMAVGPGGDWIAVVLGTDVQIVETASGRVAARLAQPDARAVAAAPDGAWLATAGEEGTIRVWDPATGAELRRSGGHARRIYALAVAPDGSWLASVGDDPVVMMWDPATGELLRTLSGAPGALHALAVAPDGSWLAAAGGDGVVRVWETATGALCAALVMPGRDALSYRRIAALAVPSDGGWIAAAAVRQGRVWDTAPVAARVARAAARPDGGAGGAGDGHAPAAVAFAPGGSWLATGGGDGTLRILAPASGETTVLAGHTGGIEAVAVAPDGARIATAGADRTVRLWDPRGAELTRTFAADPVVFSPAVRRRTRAWEALRRTGRRVLLPQWSMHAVAISPDGTWVAWTGGDHALRIWDTGHDAVQAHPTGSLRNLTALAVAPDGSWLAYAGRDRAVRIWDVASGAVRLTLRGHGGTVRSLAVSPDGALLVSAGDDREIRVWDVAAGRPVRVLGHHRAPVRAVAVSRGGRLASADAAGRLRVVELGTGRPVAMMRVDGGLTGCAWSGDGGVLAAVGARGLLLLDVRT, encoded by the coding sequence GTGCTGCTGATCCTGGCGGTCGCGGTGCTCGCGCAGCTGGGCGCGCTCGCGGTGAACGTGTTCTCGTCGGGGAACGGGCCGTGGCCGGGGGCGCTCGACCTGATCAGGCGGCATCCGTTCGCGGCCGGGCTCGCGCTGACCGCCGCCGCGGGCGCGGCCGGCGTCCTGCAGTTCTGGACGCAGCGGGGCGCCGCCGACGCGGGCCCGCCCCCGCCGGCGGTCCCGGAGCCTCCCGACTGGGTGGTGAAGCGGCCCGCCGAGGCCGGCCGGGTCCGGCGCGCGCTGCGGCGCAAGGGCGAGGGCGGGCGCGGGCCCCTGGTCGTCCTGCACGGCGCGGGCGGGTTCGGCAAGACCACCCTGGCGGACCTGGTGTGCGCCGACCGGCGGACGGCGCGGCGGTTCCGCGGCGGCGTCCACCGCGTCGTGCTCGGCCGCGACCTCGACGGGCGGGCGGCGGTCGCCGCGCGGGTCAACGAGCTGGTCGAGCTGATCACCGGGAGCCGGCCCGGCTACCAGGACCCCGACGTCGCGGGACGGCACCTCGGCCGGGTGCTGGACGAGCGGCGCCGCCGGGTGCTGGTCGTCGTCGACGACGTGTGGGACGAGGCCCACGCCGCGCCGTTCCTCGTCGGCGGGCGGCGCGCGGCCCGGCTGCTGACGAGCCGGGTGCCGGCCGGGTCGTTCTCCGGCGCCGCCGGGGTCGAGGTGCGCGACCTGCCGGACGCCGACGCGCGCACGGTGCTGACCTGGGGGCTTCCCGCCCTCCCCGCGACGGCGGCCGACGGGCTGCTCGCCGTCGCGGCGCGGTGGGCGCTGCTGCTCCGGCTGGTGAACCGGGTCCTGGCCGAGCAGATCGCGACCGGGCGCGATCCCGCCGAGGCCGCCGCCGATCTCCTCGCCCGCCTGCGCTCCGGCGGTCCGGGCGCGGTGGACTCCTGGGCGGGCCCCGGGCCCGGCGGCGGCGCGGCCACCGACCCGGAGCAGCGGCGGCGCGCGGTGCGTACCACGATCGGCGCGGCCGGGGACCTGCTCGGCGAGCCCGGCGGGCTCGACCGGCTGGCGGAGCTGACCGTCTTCACCGAGGACGAGGCCGTCCCGCTGCCGCTGATCGCCCGGCTCTGGGCGGCCACCGCCGGGATGGACGAGACGCGGGCCCGGGGGCTGGCCGGGCGGCTCGCACGGCTGTCGCTGGTGTCGCCCGCGCCGGGGTCGGGCGGCGCCGTCACCATGCACGACACGGTCCGCGCGTATCTGCGCGCCGGCCTTGACGGCGACCGGGTGCGGGAGCTGCACGCGACCCTGCTGGACGCGCGCGGCGCGGAGCTCCCCCAAGAGCCCGTCCCGGACGGCGGGACGGCGACGGCGTGGTGGCGGATGGAGGCGGCGGACCGCTACCTGTGGGACAACCTGGCCGTGCACCTGGCGGCGGCCGGGCGGGACGGTGAGGCGGCCCGGCTCGTGACGGACCTGCGCTGGGTCATCGCCCGGCTGCAATGGTCCGGCCCGGTCGCGGTGCTCGCCGACCTGGACGCGTACGGGGCCGGCGCGCGCGCCGGTGTGCTGCGCGCCGAGCTGGCGCGGTGGGCGCATCTGCTGTCGCCCACCGACCCGCCCGAGGCGGTCCAGGACGTCTTCCTCGCCAGGCTCCGGTACGTCCCCGGCTGGGAGGACGAGGCGCGGGACGTGGCCGCCGCCCTCGACCGGCCCCGGCTCGTCCCGCGCGCGCCTCTGCCCGACCGGCCGGATCCGGCGCTGCGCCAGACCCTGACCGGCCACGACGGCGCGGTGACGGCCGTGGTGGTCGCACCGGACGGGACCTGGCTCGCCTCGGCCGGGGCCGACGGCACCGTGCGCGTCTGGGACGCCGCGACCGGCGCCGAACGCCGCCGCCTCCGCGAGCTCGGCGGGGCGGCCGTCGCGCTGGCGGTCAGCCGGGACGGCGCGCTGCTCGCGGCGGCGAGCCACCGCCGCGTCCAGCTCTGGGATGCGGCCACCGGGGAGCCGCACGGCTCGGTGACGTCCCCGCTGGACGGCTTCGGCGCGCTGGCCTTCGGCGCCGGCCGGGACCTGGCGATCAGGGCGGGCGACCGCCTCTCGCGGTGCGACGCGGAGGCGAGGCGGGTGCTCAAGCGCTCGCCGCGCCGCGCGGGGGAGACCGCGGACCTGGCCTTCAGCCTGGACGGCACCGTGCTCGCCGAGGCGTGGAACCCGCCGCTGCGCCGCTCCCGCCGGTACGGCACCCTGCCGAGGGAAGGGGTGGTGCGCGTCTGGGACCCGGCCGGGTGGCGGCCCGTGACCGAGCTGCGCGGCCACGAGGACGTCGTCACGGCGGTGGCCGCCGCCCCCGGCGGGACGTGGCTGGCCTCCGCGGGCGCCGACAAGGCGGTGCGGCTCTGGGATGTGCGGACCGGCGAGGCCGGCCTTGTCCTCACCGGGCATCCGGGCCCGATCGCGGCGGTGGCCGTCGGGCCCGATGGGACGTGGCTGGCCACCGGCGGCGACGAGACCGTCCGGCTCTGGGACGCCGGTACGGGCGACGTCCGGGCCGTGCTGACCGGCCACCGGCAGGCGGTGACCGGGGTCGCGATCGCCCCGGACGGTGCCTGGCTGGCCTCGGCGAGCCGGGACGGGACGGTGCGGATCTGGGACGCCGCCGCCGACCGGTCCCGGGTCCGGGAGGTGGGCACCGCCCCGGCGCGCATGTCCTGGCGGGCGGCGGCGAGCCGCATCCGGGCCGCGGCCGCCGCCGACCCGCGCGGCGGCTGGCTCGCGGTGCTCGACGACCGCGAGATCTTGATCGTGGACGTGGCGCGGCGGTCGGTGGCGCGGCGGCTCGGCGGCCACCGCTGGGGCGCCGACGCGCTGGCCGCGGCGCCGGACGGCCGGTGGCTCGCGTCCGCCACCGGCACCGACCGCACGCTGGTGCTCTGGGACACCGGAACCTGGGAGCGCGTCGCCTCGTTCGGCCTCGACGGCGGGCCGGAGGCGATGGCGGTGGGTCCGGGCGGCGACTGGATCGCCGTCGTGCTGGGCACGGACGTGCAGATCGTCGAGACCGCCTCCGGCCGCGTGGCGGCGCGGCTCGCGCAGCCGGACGCGCGGGCGGTCGCCGCGGCGCCGGACGGCGCGTGGCTCGCGACCGCCGGTGAGGAGGGAACGATCCGCGTCTGGGACCCGGCGACCGGTGCCGAACTCCGCCGGTCCGGTGGCCACGCCCGCCGGATCTACGCGCTGGCGGTGGCGCCGGACGGCTCGTGGCTGGCGTCGGTGGGCGACGATCCCGTCGTCATGATGTGGGACCCGGCGACGGGGGAGCTGCTGCGCACCCTTTCCGGCGCTCCCGGTGCCCTGCACGCGCTGGCGGTGGCGCCGGACGGCTCGTGGCTGGCGGCGGCGGGCGGCGACGGCGTCGTCCGGGTGTGGGAGACCGCCACCGGCGCGCTGTGCGCCGCCCTCGTCATGCCGGGCCGGGACGCCCTGTCGTACCGGCGGATCGCCGCGCTGGCCGTCCCGTCGGACGGTGGCTGGATCGCCGCCGCCGCCGTCCGGCAGGGCCGCGTCTGGGACACCGCGCCGGTCGCGGCCCGGGTGGCGCGTGCCGCCGCCCGCCCGGACGGCGGCGCGGGCGGCGCGGGGGACGGGCACGCGCCGGCGGCGGTGGCGTTCGCGCCCGGCGGCTCCTGGCTCGCCACCGGAGGCGGCGACGGCACCCTGCGGATCCTCGCCCCGGCGTCGGGGGAGACGACGGTGCTGGCGGGGCACACCGGCGGGATCGAAGCGGTCGCCGTCGCCCCCGACGGCGCGCGGATCGCGACGGCGGGCGCCGACCGGACGGTGCGGCTGTGGGATCCGCGCGGCGCCGAGCTGACGCGGACGTTCGCCGCCGATCCCGTGGTGTTCTCGCCGGCCGTCCGCCGGCGCACGCGGGCATGGGAGGCGCTCCGGCGGACCGGGCGGCGCGTGCTGCTCCCGCAGTGGTCGATGCACGCGGTGGCGATCTCACCGGACGGCACATGGGTCGCCTGGACCGGTGGCGACCACGCGCTGCGGATCTGGGACACCGGGCACGACGCCGTCCAGGCCCATCCGACCGGGAGCCTGCGGAACCTGACGGCGCTGGCCGTCGCGCCGGACGGGAGCTGGCTGGCCTACGCCGGCCGCGACCGCGCGGTCCGGATCTGGGACGTGGCGTCCGGCGCCGTGCGGCTCACCCTGCGCGGGCACGGCGGGACGGTGCGGTCCCTCGCCGTCTCCCCGGACGGGGCGCTGCTGGTCTCGGCGGGCGACGACCGCGAGATCCGGGTGTGGGATGTGGCCGCCGGACGTCCGGTGCGGGTGCTCGGCCACCACCGGGCACCGGTGCGGGCCGTCGCCGTCTCCCGCGGCGGGCGGCTCGCCTCGGCCGACGCGGCGGGGCGGCTGCGGGTCGTGGAACTCGGCACCGGCCGGCCCGTGGCGATGATGCGGGTCGACGGGGGCCTCACCGGCTGCGCTTGGTCCGGCGACGGCGGCGTGCTGGCGGCGGTCGGCGCACGCGGGCTGCTGCTGCTGGACGTGCGGACGTGA
- a CDS encoding helix-turn-helix transcriptional regulator produces MNELDGLDEDAPGHPPASWRRLGQIVRQRRIELGFGSQASLAAEGGPSLSVVNKIETGRGRDYTDRVIIPLEDRLGWQRGSFRSILDGGEPVCLDAAAAPPATAAPAAEHSHDGNYPEEVVGDPFLRFIWDAPESLADDEDKWAAVTGVLLKRRRPMPRSLDEPQGRQQKADNI; encoded by the coding sequence TTGAACGAGTTGGACGGACTCGACGAGGACGCGCCCGGCCACCCGCCGGCGTCCTGGCGGCGACTGGGGCAGATCGTCCGGCAGCGGCGGATCGAACTCGGTTTCGGCTCCCAGGCGAGCCTCGCCGCCGAGGGCGGCCCCTCGCTGTCCGTGGTCAACAAGATCGAGACCGGCCGCGGCCGGGACTACACCGACCGCGTCATCATCCCGCTGGAGGACCGGCTCGGCTGGCAGCGCGGCAGCTTCCGCTCGATCCTGGACGGCGGCGAGCCCGTCTGCCTGGACGCCGCCGCGGCCCCGCCCGCGACCGCCGCGCCGGCCGCCGAGCATTCCCATGACGGAAACTATCCGGAGGAAGTGGTCGGCGACCCCTTCCTCCGGTTCATCTGGGACGCTCCGGAATCCCTCGCCGACGACGAGGACAAATGGGCCGCCGTGACGGGCGTCCTCCTCAAGCGGCGACGACCGATGCCCCGATCTCTCGACGAACCGCAGGGTCGTCAGCAGAAAGCCGACAACATATAG
- a CDS encoding helix-turn-helix domain-containing protein — MERLLYTPQEAAEMTSFTRDWLVRAASRGEIPHRRYGKRLFRFAHEDLEAIKDMGACPVEPAEQWDRAN; from the coding sequence GTGGAACGCCTTCTGTACACGCCCCAGGAGGCCGCAGAGATGACGTCGTTCACCCGTGACTGGCTCGTCCGGGCGGCGAGCCGGGGAGAGATTCCGCACCGCCGCTACGGCAAGCGCCTGTTCCGGTTCGCGCACGAGGACCTCGAAGCGATCAAGGACATGGGCGCCTGCCCGGTCGAGCCCGCCGAACAGTGGGACCGGGCGAACTGA